The proteins below come from a single Alkaliphilus sp. B6464 genomic window:
- a CDS encoding single-stranded DNA-binding protein: MAKKNKVIVMGFVHEILDTDNEKVMFTLKIRKNPTRFVYPIIVLNENREKFKELIKEKALVAILGEIRTERREEYYECPNPNCSEKIIDRYIFTTVEAEDIKFVKPNEKDPFMNEVLLLGVVCREKDFRYIEGTKSPLGNTKYQVAVNRREPKTTDYPWINSFARQAEEDARRLQVGSQILIDGILNTRKNKKECECSLCTSKIEVTEHLTEVVANTVEYLNNCIFDDK, encoded by the coding sequence ATGGCTAAAAAGAATAAGGTAATAGTTATGGGATTTGTTCATGAAATACTCGATACAGATAATGAGAAGGTTATGTTCACCTTAAAGATCAGAAAAAATCCAACAAGATTTGTATATCCAATTATAGTATTAAATGAAAATAGAGAGAAATTTAAGGAATTGATTAAGGAGAAGGCTTTAGTTGCAATCTTAGGTGAAATCAGAACTGAAAGACGAGAAGAATACTACGAATGTCCTAATCCGAATTGCAGTGAAAAAATTATAGATAGATATATATTTACAACTGTTGAGGCTGAAGATATCAAATTTGTAAAACCTAATGAGAAGGATCCATTTATGAACGAGGTCTTATTGCTTGGAGTTGTGTGTAGAGAAAAAGACTTTAGATATATTGAAGGAACTAAATCACCTTTAGGAAATACTAAGTATCAAGTTGCTGTAAACAGAAGGGAACCTAAAACAACTGATTATCCTTGGATTAACTCTTTTGCAAGACAAGCAGAGGAAGATGCCCGAAGATTACAAGTTGGTTCTCAAATTTTAATTGATGGTATCCTTAATACCAGAAAAAATAAAAAAGAATGTGAGTGTTCATTATGTACATCTAAAATTGAAGTTACAGAACACTTAACTGAAGTGGTAGCCAATACGGTTGAATACTTGAATAATTGTATTTTTGATGATAAATAA
- a CDS encoding primase C-terminal domain-containing protein, with protein sequence MDFRNKKFEYVEIAEDFESNRNKFTKLSLAEKLTWSGDYKKQAWRTIYSYCDIKNTEVSYGGYYFESDIEDFELNRQIILHAVYHLNAEYNIPFNAFKFKLTNKSIWVELIPSVMGISPSYRLNEIFREITIRLNKVIKNRFNVKEPLDTKVYNIRQLTRLTGSYLPKSKRYVIELDLYELESMSQIELFSKAKYKKKVTYPQNDDFNISNEAFNLFKECKSIVEQRYKNKKQNLFINPSDNKCIKTCINNMEEIGVGEGTRNYAIFYTSIHFRDSGFTQDECLNRILKFIKNFDRNNIDRLSQIKATVKSAYKSKYKFSCKKVNEMFEDYCACTKCPYNKNIKDDVFIIYRRQIAVLIENNSPKSLYIALFKFMYDYYHKNNIDIKDSLIKKLIKLGLLVVSENIVKPNYINGSFLQIPNDFVNIIDSLNSEIILLSSILYSSQKGIVLNPRMNTESYAKKIGKTTRTIQRYFKALKERGLINDAKINLILSTVEPLQNNEIDNKTEIKEPIMAIEEFERRIIARKNKTKEILANEEISTQQKENICKIIFIEDARKQIRDKHKSREIQIIAKERNKRLINYLLKRYGHGLEAP encoded by the coding sequence TTGGACTTTAGAAATAAAAAGTTTGAATATGTAGAAATAGCCGAGGATTTTGAAAGTAACAGAAATAAGTTTACTAAGTTAAGCCTTGCTGAAAAATTAACTTGGTCAGGAGATTACAAGAAGCAAGCATGGAGAACCATATATAGTTATTGTGATATTAAAAATACAGAAGTATCTTATGGAGGATATTATTTTGAATCAGATATAGAAGATTTTGAATTAAATAGACAGATTATATTACATGCAGTTTATCATCTTAATGCAGAATACAATATTCCATTTAACGCATTTAAGTTTAAATTAACGAATAAAAGTATTTGGGTTGAACTGATTCCTAGTGTTATGGGTATAAGCCCATCTTATAGACTTAACGAAATTTTTAGAGAAATAACTATAAGACTGAATAAAGTTATTAAAAATAGATTTAATGTAAAAGAACCTCTTGATACAAAAGTATATAATATTAGGCAACTTACTAGGCTTACCGGCTCATATCTCCCTAAAAGTAAGAGGTATGTTATTGAATTGGATCTTTACGAATTAGAGAGTATGTCACAAATTGAATTATTTTCTAAAGCAAAATATAAAAAGAAAGTTACATATCCTCAAAATGATGACTTTAATATTAGCAATGAGGCCTTTAACTTGTTTAAAGAATGTAAAAGTATAGTTGAACAAAGATATAAAAATAAAAAACAAAATCTTTTTATTAATCCCAGTGATAATAAATGCATAAAAACCTGTATTAATAATATGGAAGAAATAGGTGTAGGTGAGGGGACGAGGAATTATGCAATTTTTTATACATCTATTCATTTTAGAGATTCAGGATTTACTCAAGACGAATGTTTAAACAGGATATTAAAATTCATTAAAAATTTTGATAGAAATAATATAGATAGGTTGTCTCAAATAAAAGCAACAGTAAAAAGTGCATATAAATCAAAATACAAATTTTCATGTAAAAAAGTAAACGAAATGTTTGAAGATTATTGTGCTTGCACAAAATGTCCTTACAATAAAAATATTAAGGACGATGTGTTTATTATATATAGAAGGCAAATTGCCGTTTTAATAGAAAACAACTCTCCCAAAAGTTTATATATTGCACTTTTTAAGTTCATGTATGACTATTATCATAAAAACAACATAGACATAAAAGATTCCTTAATTAAAAAGTTAATTAAATTAGGTTTACTTGTTGTATCTGAAAATATAGTAAAACCAAATTATATAAATGGTTCTTTTTTGCAAATACCTAATGATTTTGTTAATATAATAGATAGTTTAAATTCAGAAATTATTTTATTATCATCTATTTTATATAGTTCGCAAAAAGGAATAGTATTGAATCCTAGAATGAATACTGAAAGTTATGCTAAAAAGATAGGAAAGACTACAAGAACAATTCAAAGATATTTTAAAGCACTCAAAGAAAGGGGGCTTATTAATGATGCGAAAATAAATCTAATACTATCTACTGTAGAGCCATTGCAGAATAATGAAATAGATAATAAGACAGAAATAAAAGAGCCAATTATGGCGATTGAAGAATTTGAACGCAGAATTATAGCAAGAAAAAATAAAACTAAAGAGATATTGGCTAATGAAGAAATATCAACACAGCAGAAAGAAAATATATGTAAAATTATCTTTATTGAAGATGCAAGAAAACAAATTAGAGATAAACATAAGAGTAGGGAGATTCAAATTATTGCAAAAGAAAGAAATAAAAGACTTATCAACTATTTATTAAAGAGGTATGGGCATGGATTAGAGGCTCCGTAA
- a CDS encoding HD domain-containing protein has protein sequence MASAVQNIITIEEKKCDKDKLEKVIEMIGDKKTFSEIMHETQLSLFELSTYLEVAFYQSNHDPSIYVDTEKVTKIMSELKGASFPTLKEIKSKYPECEYTDIRTVRGVYFRTKRYYQKKSTSKTNKKDSVEQISLFGSVDTQIPAIEKIDITTVPYLENEIKKLETEHWKKFARELFSKYTPKQFFILPASMSTRKHHETELTIGEFDIQEPKKLVKMGGKYYHSIRVLNQLEEMLETDNPEIWDYKGIKVINYVYGNEFSPWQKDAMKVAALSHDIYSGGVKDEFDPNMKYMDKHHAHYHKKELLPIASLLPEEEWNTYIAIVDNHMWKWDPIEPSIKFHQGKDFDSVEECYNHYILYRMVKWVEFADYLASRRHDNTIARLRQALETWYYIKGNLDITPDNLDAMGFDTMEIKKDFSKENEPFEEIIKIVLGKEKYEKMNK, from the coding sequence ATGGCGTCAGCCGTACAAAATATAATTACCATTGAGGAAAAAAAGTGTGACAAAGATAAATTAGAAAAAGTAATTGAAATGATAGGTGATAAGAAAACTTTTAGTGAAATTATGCATGAAACTCAGTTAAGTTTATTTGAATTATCTACATATTTAGAGGTTGCTTTTTATCAATCTAATCATGATCCCTCTATATATGTAGATACGGAAAAGGTTACAAAAATAATGAGTGAACTTAAAGGTGCTTCATTTCCTACTTTAAAAGAAATTAAGAGTAAATATCCTGAATGTGAATATACAGATATTAGAACAGTTAGAGGAGTATATTTTAGGACTAAGAGATATTATCAAAAAAAATCTACATCTAAAACAAATAAAAAGGATTCCGTTGAACAAATCTCTTTATTTGGTTCTGTGGATACTCAAATTCCCGCAATAGAAAAAATAGATATAACAACCGTACCATACTTAGAAAATGAAATAAAAAAGTTGGAAACTGAACATTGGAAGAAGTTTGCTAGGGAATTATTCTCAAAATATACACCTAAACAATTTTTTATTCTTCCTGCGTCAATGAGTACTAGAAAACATCATGAAACAGAGTTAACTATAGGTGAGTTTGATATTCAAGAACCTAAAAAACTTGTTAAAATGGGAGGCAAATATTATCATTCAATTAGGGTGCTTAATCAATTAGAGGAGATGCTTGAGACTGATAATCCTGAAATATGGGATTATAAAGGCATAAAGGTAATAAATTATGTGTATGGTAATGAGTTTTCTCCATGGCAAAAAGATGCGATGAAAGTTGCAGCGTTATCTCATGATATTTATTCAGGCGGTGTAAAAGATGAATTTGATCCTAATATGAAATATATGGACAAACACCATGCACATTATCACAAAAAAGAACTTTTGCCTATAGCATCATTACTTCCAGAAGAAGAATGGAATACTTATATAGCGATTGTTGATAATCATATGTGGAAGTGGGATCCTATAGAGCCGTCTATAAAATTTCATCAGGGAAAAGATTTTGATAGTGTCGAAGAATGTTATAACCACTATATACTTTATAGAATGGTTAAATGGGTCGAATTTGCAGATTACTTAGCAAGTAGAAGGCATGATAACACTATAGCACGATTGAGACAAGCATTAGAAACATGGTATTATATCAAGGGCAATTTAGATATAACACCAGATAATTTAGATGCAATGGGCTTTGATACTATGGAAATAAAAAAAGATTTTAGTAAAGAAAATGAACCTTTTGAAGAAATAATAAAAATAGTTCTTGGGAAAGAAAAATATGAAAAAATGAATAAATAA
- the dnaE gene encoding DNA polymerase III subunit alpha has protein sequence MAKFKGHLHNHTDISARDSAASIEKSLKKAKELGYKAYAVTDHASIAGWVLADMASKKLNIKVIYGVEAYEAERKANQKEAGIDDGRYHSLFIAKNKAGIKAIRELVTYAYKRENTYYKPRYDLEYLKANKDKFKNNVIWLSACIQGRLPKLLVAGKEQQALKYIKTMEDVFGKENIFIELQDHGIMEEKIAQGLLIKFAKQHHYQVVASNDVHYINRENYIAREILIARERGQTIQERRDSDDIIPPELYIKTPEEMDELFKHIPEALENTGKIIDMCDDIDLEEQNWHFPHFPIPDGYTDDTYMAKLVWDKLHEKYPVNIMSQKAYEELKKRVQSEIDVIAITNASAYMLIDSDFKLYAKEQGIRIGPGRGSACGSVVANVLEITDVDPLEYDLLMERFMNPERITMPDIDSDYQDDRRMEVIEYVVNKYGADRVAQILTFGTIGARMAIRDVGAVFDHDSQLVDKIAKMIPVIPGITIDKAFDENPEFKNFYDEDPVVKELIDNAKLIEGLIRQTGVHAAGVIISDEPLTEYGALMEVENSDIPVFFGDMKSVEYLKLLKMDFLGLRTLTVINDTVKMVYEDLGIQIDIDNLEFDDPEVFKYISTGETHGVFQLENGGMQGFMRELQPTTFEDIIAGISMYRPGPMDKIPEFLANKRDPSKIIYPKDAERLLKPILDVTYGIMVYQEQVMQIVRDLAGYTFGRSDLVRRGMAKKKGSILEKERYVFTYGEVKCPECGGTGKQHNGDNCILCKGEGAVASKVPCPFCEGKDDSCNKCSGEGYIESDGEVTVKGCIRNRISVETANKIYDEMIDFAKYAFNKSHATAYAVLGYQTGYLKRYYPKHYMTAYLNSVIGNQDKVKEYIGITKRMGIKILRPNINQCEGKFVQNDEGILMGLNALKYVGSNIQMVVNERKNNGEFKDLQNLVERVSLSKRELEVLIKSGTLDDFNIKRSQTLSSLSIVLKAAKKTRDARDVGQVSLFDFAPSLKEDSAAKFQYPNIEEYSPMELLSMEKEVSGFYLSGHPLELKEYEKFTSVSTITTIDSFDESDDRKKIKLVGIINFDPEKEGVRVSKKGNTYAVFNIEDKYSTLKVLAFKDAVEENRHLIQNGSIVEIDGKLSVEVKEYENNETGEVNQTIETKIFVDKIIPINELQNTKKVYVRINNKTSHLLNIIKQTVLKYPGPDQLLIFNENDGKLFEYKNPFGYCDGFRKEINKYLGEDNIAIR, from the coding sequence ATGGCTAAATTTAAAGGACATCTTCATAATCATACAGATATATCAGCAAGAGATTCTGCTGCCAGTATAGAAAAATCCTTAAAAAAAGCAAAGGAACTTGGATATAAAGCATATGCTGTTACTGACCACGCATCAATAGCAGGTTGGGTATTAGCAGATATGGCATCAAAAAAACTTAATATTAAAGTAATATATGGTGTTGAAGCCTATGAAGCAGAAAGAAAAGCAAATCAAAAAGAAGCAGGTATAGATGATGGCAGATATCATAGTTTATTTATTGCTAAAAATAAAGCAGGTATTAAGGCTATTAGAGAACTTGTGACTTATGCTTATAAAAGAGAGAATACATATTACAAACCAAGGTATGATTTAGAGTATCTAAAGGCAAATAAAGACAAATTTAAAAATAATGTAATTTGGTTGTCAGCATGTATTCAAGGTAGACTTCCCAAACTTTTAGTAGCAGGGAAAGAACAACAGGCCTTAAAATATATAAAAACCATGGAGGATGTATTTGGTAAAGAAAATATTTTTATTGAATTACAAGACCATGGAATTATGGAAGAAAAAATAGCACAAGGACTATTAATAAAATTTGCAAAACAACATCACTATCAGGTTGTTGCATCAAATGATGTTCATTATATTAATCGTGAGAATTATATTGCTAGAGAAATCCTTATTGCTCGTGAAAGAGGACAAACAATTCAGGAAAGAAGGGATAGTGACGACATTATTCCACCAGAATTGTATATTAAAACTCCTGAAGAAATGGATGAACTGTTTAAACATATTCCAGAGGCATTAGAGAACACAGGTAAAATTATTGATATGTGCGATGATATTGATTTAGAGGAGCAAAATTGGCACTTCCCACACTTTCCAATTCCAGATGGATATACAGATGATACTTATATGGCCAAGTTGGTTTGGGATAAACTTCACGAAAAGTATCCCGTTAATATAATGAGCCAAAAGGCTTATGAAGAATTAAAGAAAAGAGTTCAATCAGAAATTGATGTTATTGCAATAACAAATGCTAGTGCTTACATGCTTATAGACTCTGATTTCAAACTCTATGCTAAAGAACAAGGGATTAGAATTGGTCCCGGCAGAGGTAGTGCCTGTGGTTCAGTGGTTGCAAATGTTTTGGAAATAACTGATGTAGACCCATTAGAATATGATCTTTTGATGGAAAGATTCATGAATCCAGAACGAATAACAATGCCTGACATTGATTCTGATTATCAAGATGATAGAAGAATGGAAGTCATAGAGTATGTTGTTAACAAGTATGGTGCTGATAGAGTTGCACAAATTTTAACATTTGGAACAATTGGTGCAAGAATGGCTATACGAGATGTAGGTGCCGTATTTGACCATGATTCGCAATTGGTAGACAAGATTGCTAAGATGATTCCTGTGATTCCCGGAATTACAATAGATAAAGCATTTGATGAGAATCCTGAATTTAAAAACTTTTATGATGAAGATCCAGTTGTTAAGGAACTTATTGATAATGCTAAATTAATTGAAGGGCTTATTCGACAAACTGGCGTTCATGCAGCAGGAGTTATTATTTCTGATGAACCATTAACTGAATATGGAGCATTAATGGAAGTTGAAAATTCTGATATTCCAGTATTCTTTGGAGATATGAAATCTGTTGAATATTTAAAACTTCTAAAAATGGATTTTCTAGGTCTTAGGACTCTAACTGTTATAAATGACACAGTTAAAATGGTATATGAAGATTTAGGTATCCAAATAGATATAGATAATCTGGAATTTGATGATCCAGAAGTATTTAAATATATTTCTACAGGTGAGACTCATGGTGTATTCCAATTGGAAAACGGTGGGATGCAAGGATTTATGAGGGAATTACAACCAACTACATTTGAGGATATTATAGCAGGTATTTCTATGTATAGACCGGGGCCAATGGATAAAATTCCAGAATTCCTTGCTAATAAAAGAGATCCTTCTAAGATTATTTATCCTAAAGATGCAGAACGTCTATTAAAACCTATTCTTGATGTAACATATGGAATTATGGTGTATCAGGAACAAGTTATGCAAATCGTTAGAGACCTTGCAGGATATACTTTTGGGCGTTCTGACTTGGTTCGTAGAGGTATGGCTAAAAAGAAGGGTTCTATTCTTGAAAAAGAAAGGTATGTATTTACCTATGGAGAGGTTAAATGTCCAGAATGTGGAGGGACTGGCAAACAACATAACGGAGATAACTGTATTCTTTGTAAAGGAGAGGGAGCCGTTGCTAGTAAAGTGCCTTGCCCTTTCTGTGAAGGCAAAGACGATAGTTGTAATAAATGTAGTGGAGAAGGATATATAGAATCAGATGGTGAGGTAACTGTAAAAGGTTGTATAAGAAACAGAATAAGTGTAGAAACAGCAAATAAAATTTATGATGAAATGATTGACTTTGCCAAATATGCCTTTAATAAATCCCATGCGACTGCCTATGCAGTTTTAGGATATCAGACAGGATATCTGAAACGATACTATCCAAAGCATTATATGACTGCATATTTAAATAGTGTCATAGGAAACCAAGATAAAGTCAAAGAGTATATCGGTATAACAAAAAGGATGGGCATTAAGATTTTAAGACCAAATATTAATCAATGCGAAGGTAAATTTGTTCAGAATGATGAAGGGATACTTATGGGATTAAACGCATTGAAATACGTAGGATCAAATATTCAAATGGTTGTAAATGAAAGAAAAAATAATGGAGAATTTAAAGACCTACAAAACCTAGTAGAAAGGGTTTCTCTTTCTAAAAGAGAACTTGAGGTTCTAATTAAAAGCGGTACTTTAGATGACTTTAATATAAAAAGAAGTCAAACTTTATCGAGTTTATCAATAGTTCTCAAAGCAGCAAAAAAGACTAGAGATGCTAGGGATGTAGGCCAAGTGTCGCTATTTGATTTCGCCCCATCTTTAAAGGAGGATAGTGCTGCTAAGTTTCAATATCCTAATATAGAAGAATACTCTCCAATGGAACTTTTATCAATGGAAAAAGAAGTGTCAGGTTTTTATCTATCAGGGCATCCTCTTGAACTGAAAGAATATGAGAAGTTTACCAGTGTATCTACAATTACAACTATAGATAGTTTTGATGAATCTGATGATCGCAAGAAAATAAAGTTAGTAGGTATTATTAACTTTGATCCAGAAAAAGAAGGTGTCAGAGTGTCTAAAAAAGGTAATACCTATGCAGTATTTAATATCGAGGATAAATATTCAACTCTTAAGGTCTTAGCGTTCAAAGATGCAGTTGAAGAAAATAGACATTTGATTCAAAATGGTTCTATTGTAGAAATTGACGGAAAACTATCAGTTGAAGTAAAAGAGTATGAAAACAATGAAACAGGAGAAGTCAATCAGACCATTGAAACAAAGATTTTTGTAGATAAAATAATACCAATAAACGAACTTCAAAATACAAAAAAGGTATATGTGAGAATTAATAATAAAACATCACATTTATTAAATATTATTAAGCAAACAGTATTGAAATATCCGGGTCCAGATCAGTTGTTGATTTTTAATGAAAATGATGGAAAGTTATTTGAATATAAGAATCCATTTGGATATTGTGATGGATTTAGAAAAGAAATTAATAAATATTTAGGAGAAGATAATATTGCGATTCGTTAA
- a CDS encoding DUF6788 family protein: MNKLDTIIKEIEELEKQIERKFDNGLRGAIVDKYIKCGRDGCKCDQGYRHGPYPHIQFYDQKGVLRTIYIRKKLGTEYKEKIKENTEFRRVVKVLVRLYMQKRRIEEKLQKQKHE, from the coding sequence ATGAATAAACTAGATACCATAATAAAAGAGATTGAAGAATTAGAGAAACAAATTGAAAGAAAGTTCGATAACGGCCTCCGAGGTGCAATAGTTGATAAATACATTAAATGCGGTAGAGACGGTTGTAAATGTGACCAAGGATATAGGCATGGACCATATCCTCATATACAGTTTTATGATCAGAAAGGTGTACTTCGTACTATTTATATAAGAAAAAAATTAGGTACTGAATACAAAGAAAAAATAAAAGAAAATACAGAATTTAGACGTGTGGTAAAAGTTCTTGTTAGACTGTATATGCAAAAAAGAAGAATAGAAGAAAAATTACAGAAACAAAAACATGAATAA
- a CDS encoding type II toxin-antitoxin system PemK/MazF family toxin, which produces MNKSSNSALALVDKDYIKSNRLAVVDEDYIRKLNENFSYIELEKVDTKNLFYEQGSIVYVDLGEGEDSEQSGVRPCVVIQNNIGNKHSTTTIIAPITKEVKRNKNGKIQPTHFIIENYESAGLKTISTILAEQIRVISKNRILDYKPIGKLDIDKFKENILIALGID; this is translated from the coding sequence ATGAATAAGTCATCTAATAGTGCATTAGCACTAGTTGATAAAGATTATATTAAAAGTAATAGATTAGCAGTAGTTGATGAAGATTATATTAGAAAATTGAATGAGAATTTTTCCTATATAGAATTAGAAAAAGTTGATACCAAAAATCTTTTTTATGAACAAGGTAGTATTGTATATGTTGATCTAGGAGAAGGGGAAGATTCTGAACAGTCAGGGGTAAGACCTTGTGTTGTTATTCAAAATAATATAGGAAATAAACATAGTACAACTACTATTATTGCTCCTATTACAAAGGAAGTAAAAAGAAACAAAAATGGTAAAATTCAACCTACTCATTTTATCATTGAAAATTATGAATCGGCTGGACTTAAAACGATTTCAACCATCTTGGCAGAACAAATTCGTGTAATAAGCAAGAATCGAATTCTTGATTATAAGCCAATCGGGAAACTAGATATTGATAAATTTAAGGAAAATATATTAATTGCTTTAGGGATCGACTAA
- a CDS encoding vitamin B12-dependent ribonucleotide reductase, translating to MKLKKLIKRYFTKELEVNRELTVYDLFEYKHLDVKMVDYKTGKTLCDMKNLEFPVSYSQNACDIIASKYFRRAGVPNGLGYERSMKEVVHRLVGFWTAAALNEGLITTENMDIFYDEVAYLILDQRMAPNSPQWFNTGLKLTYDISKEPEGHFYYDIEKNKVVKSKDAYTRTQGSACFIISINDALLGDKSISEQLVTETRLFKHGSGTGSNFSTLRARGEKLSGGGTSSGLMSFLKVFDRNAGAIKSGGTTRRAAKIVCLNADHPEIEEFINWKVREEEKVVALGKMGYDTDFNGDAYETVSGQNSNNSIRFTNSFMNKVTGPDTDTSWELKGRVDSSINRFVSSKELWKKFNYASWRCADPAPQWHDTINAWNTCPLGEDGTEEEIDASNPCSEYHFLVDTACNLKSHNVVKYYDPVTGEFDVEGFVHAITLAQIILEVTIHWGQFPTEDIARRSYFFRTTGQGLANTGALHMIMGHAYDSDEARTFGATLMGIVTGQGYFVSSLMAERVGSFPKYEINKEPMLKVIRNHSRVAGVLDDDFEELEYAPVTISHDILNKENFNNLSIVLKEVWTNALIYGEKYGYRNAQVSVVAPTGTIALAMDCATTSIEPFFAHVVYKKLAGGGVMEIINPYIKVALEKLGYTEEQINDIEAYVLRKENVTENGFTYDKIIDGKIEGCPHLKEEHLPIFDTANTCGTGKRAIEPMAHVKYVAALTPLVSGAISKTVNLPNSATVEDFEKVHLESWRLGVKCIALYRDGCKASQPLNSTKNNTEKNLEDMSYAELLAITKELQNKLDKVNFDGSIEDVAATLIEEVPEGYKRVTCGDCASVAMIPNGTCYICLSCGSTTGCS from the coding sequence ATGAAACTAAAAAAATTAATAAAAAGATATTTTACAAAGGAATTAGAGGTCAATCGAGAGTTGACAGTATATGATCTTTTTGAATATAAACATTTAGATGTTAAAATGGTTGATTATAAAACAGGTAAAACTTTATGTGATATGAAAAACCTAGAATTTCCTGTATCTTATAGCCAAAATGCTTGTGATATTATTGCAAGTAAATACTTTAGAAGGGCAGGAGTTCCTAATGGATTAGGTTATGAAAGATCTATGAAAGAGGTTGTTCATCGTCTAGTCGGATTTTGGACTGCTGCTGCTCTAAATGAAGGACTTATAACAACAGAAAATATGGATATTTTCTATGATGAAGTAGCATACTTAATCTTAGATCAAAGAATGGCACCAAATAGTCCTCAATGGTTTAATACAGGCCTTAAATTGACTTATGATATTTCTAAGGAACCTGAAGGACATTTCTATTATGATATCGAGAAAAATAAAGTAGTTAAATCAAAAGATGCATATACAAGGACTCAAGGTAGTGCTTGTTTTATTATCTCTATTAATGATGCACTTCTTGGAGATAAATCAATATCAGAACAACTTGTAACGGAGACAAGGCTATTTAAGCATGGTTCAGGAACAGGCTCAAACTTTAGTACCCTTCGTGCTAGGGGAGAAAAACTATCTGGTGGAGGAACATCATCGGGTCTTATGAGTTTCTTAAAAGTGTTTGACCGTAATGCCGGGGCCATTAAATCAGGAGGTACTACTAGAAGGGCTGCTAAAATTGTATGCTTAAATGCTGACCATCCTGAAATAGAAGAATTTATTAATTGGAAAGTTAGAGAAGAAGAAAAAGTTGTGGCTCTTGGGAAGATGGGGTATGACACAGACTTCAACGGTGACGCATATGAAACTGTTTCAGGACAGAACAGTAATAATTCAATTAGATTTACTAATTCATTTATGAATAAAGTAACTGGACCCGATACGGATACTAGTTGGGAACTGAAAGGTAGGGTTGACAGTTCCATAAATAGATTCGTAAGTTCCAAAGAACTTTGGAAAAAATTTAATTATGCATCATGGAGATGTGCTGATCCTGCACCTCAATGGCATGATACTATAAATGCTTGGAATACATGTCCTCTTGGAGAAGATGGTACAGAAGAAGAAATAGATGCTTCAAACCCTTGCAGTGAATATCATTTCCTTGTAGATACTGCGTGTAACCTAAAAAGTCATAATGTAGTTAAATACTACGATCCTGTTACTGGCGAATTTGATGTAGAAGGTTTTGTTCACGCCATAACTTTAGCACAAATTATTTTGGAAGTAACTATTCATTGGGGACAATTCCCTACTGAAGATATAGCAAGAAGAAGTTATTTCTTTAGAACAACTGGACAAGGACTTGCTAATACTGGTGCATTGCACATGATTATGGGACATGCATATGACTCTGATGAAGCAAGAACGTTCGGTGCTACTCTGATGGGTATTGTAACAGGCCAAGGATATTTTGTTTCATCTCTTATGGCTGAAAGAGTCGGCTCTTTCCCTAAATATGAAATTAATAAAGAACCAATGTTAAAGGTTATTCGTAATCATTCAAGGGTAGCAGGTGTTTTAGATGACGATTTTGAAGAACTTGAATATGCTCCAGTAACTATAAGTCATGATATTCTTAATAAAGAAAACTTTAATAATTTAAGCATTGTATTAAAGGAAGTTTGGACTAATGCATTGATATATGGTGAAAAATACGGATATAGAAATGCACAAGTAAGCGTTGTTGCTCCTACTGGAACCATCGCTCTTGCTATGGACTGTGCCACTACAAGTATTGAGCCATTTTTTGCTCATGTGGTTTATAAAAAACTTGCAGGTGGCGGTGTTATGGAAATTATAAATCCATATATAAAGGTTGCATTAGAAAAATTAGGATACACTGAAGAACAAATAAATGATATTGAGGCCTATGTTCTTAGAAAAGAAAATGTCACAGAAAATGGTTTCACATATGACAAAATTATAGATGGAAAAATTGAAGGCTGTCCTCACCTTAAAGAAGAACATCTTCCAATATTCGATACAGCAAATACTTGTGGAACCGGAAAAAGAGCAATTGAGCCTATGGCACACGTTAAATATGTTGCAGCATTAACTCCTCTTGTAAGTGGTGCTATTAGTAAAACAGTAAACTTACCTAATAGTGCAACTGTTGAAGATTTTGAAAAAGTACATCTTGAATCTTGGAGATTAGGGGTTAAATGTATTGCTTTATATCGTGATGGATGTAAAGCAAGTCAACCTCTTAACTCTACTAAAAATAATACAGAAAAAAATCTTGAGGATATGTCTTATGCTGAATTACTCGCTATTACAAAAGAACTTCAAAATAAACTAGATAAAGTTAACTTTGATGGATCTATAGAAGATGTAGCAGCAACTTTAATTGAAGAAGTACCTGAAGGATACAAAAGAGTTACATGTGGAGATTGTGCCAGTGTTGCAATGATACCGAATGGTACATGCTATATTTGCCTATCTTGCGGTAGTACAACTGGATGTAGTTAA